The Candidatus Poribacteria bacterium nucleotide sequence GCTCTCCTCGTCTGTGACCTGTAATGCCTTCAGGAAACCTTGTGCCTTTTTAATAACATCGGTGTATGCTGGATTCCCGGTCGATGAGAGTGCCATCACTGCGATGGAGGTATTGTAATTCGGTAGGGCAGGTTGCATCTCAACATTATAGATGGCACCGTTGGGTTGCTGCAGCTCGACGAGTCGCTGAATGCCTTTCTGGATGAATGGATGTTCTGCTTCGGGATATTTATTTTCTGGGTGCCGTAAAAAAGCAGTGAGGACGAGAGCCGTTATGCCCGGATGATTGGCGAACAGCCCATCTTCGCCTTGCTGTCCTTTCAGCCATTCCAAGCCTCGGTCAATGCTCACGACGACCTGTCCGTTCAATTCCTCGTATGCTGAGGCATCTGTTCCGTGACTATCCGCTATGCCATTCTGTACAACAGCAAACATAAGGAGTAGTGCCAATATGAACCCATATTGCGTTTTCATTTTCATTTTTCCTCTCCCTTTAACAGATGTGTTTATGTCGTACATAGCAAATACGATGCCAATCCGAAAAGCGGGTTTTCGCGCAAATTCTTAGAATTTAGCAGATAATTGCGTCAAAAAATGAACACGACTGTTCATAATCTGAACAATTTGGCACTACAACCTCACCGTCTCCCCACTGTCCGCAGACTGCATCGCTGCATCGTAGACTCGCATCAGTTTACGCATCTCTTCAGGTTTGACGGCTAACGCCGCGCCTTTATTCAACACATCAGCGATATTCTGATAATAAGATTTCCACGTTGTCTGAACGCTTTCGATGACGAGTTCACGGTTTTCGCCGCCCGCTTCCGTCCAGACCTTCGCATAGTTTGCGGGGTCTTGTTGTGCGGCATCGATATTACCGGCGACCATCGGTCCCTCCTGTGGGTCCAAACCATGTTTGGTCAACCCGCCGAGATCTCCGACGATATACCATCTCGGCTTCTCCGCTTTGGCGAGGTTACCGATTTCAATCTGGTATCGGACATCATTTTCAAACTTGATGATGAGGTTGGCGTAGTTACCGATGTCGATGTCCCACTTCGAGCCGTAGTGAATGTCACAGAACACGGATTCAACAGGTGCCGTTACGAGTTGGAGTGCCTGATCGACGAAGTGCGCGGGCCAATCGTAAAGGATGCCGCCGCTCTGACTCTTAACACCACGCCAACCGCGAGGCGGTCCATAGCGCATAA carries:
- a CDS encoding Gfo/Idh/MocA family oxidoreductase; this encodes MVNTAVIGYGYAGRAFHSYLVGLADGLNLYAIATRDAERREAARQAYPNMEMYQTIDEVIADDAIDLVVLATPHDTHAELSIKAMDAGKHVVTDKIMAMNAAETDAMIAASERNNVLLSVFHNRRWDWDYNTVKKIIDDGLLGTPYLYQVAIMRYGPPRGWRGVKSQSGGILYDWPAHFVDQALQLVTAPVESVFCDIHYGSKWDIDIGNYANLIIKFENDVRYQIEIGNLAKAEKPRWYIVGDLGGLTKHGLDPQEGPMVAGNIDAAQQDPANYAKVWTEAGGENRELVIESVQTTWKSYYQNIADVLNKGAALAVKPEEMRKLMRVYDAAMQSADSGETVRL